The Cuculus canorus isolate bCucCan1 chromosome 5, bCucCan1.pri, whole genome shotgun sequence genome window below encodes:
- the LOC128852336 gene encoding membrane-spanning 4-domains subfamily A member 15-like isoform X3 yields the protein MAATTVTDSGGVRIITEVIPSTDPRAAQLSSGSRPLASAISSFQVRGFRKAQPKVLGTIHIFTGIIHICFGIILTMSEHGNPSIPVASGIFFWLGLLVKTCCIVNMGVILSTLVATLLHTTAITHNIPGCQANVLYQLRPEWCFSPENKMMSNGLDSIFVIFSFLEFCVAVVALAFGYNAIKQHNYTRMVL from the exons ATGGCAGCCACCACAGTGACCGACTCCGGGGGTGTGAGGATCATCACGGAGGTCATCCCATCCACAGATCCCCGTGCAGCCCAGCTTTCCTCTGGCTCCAGACCGCTGGCATCTGCCATCTCGTCGTTTCAAGTCAGAGGCTTCAGAAAGGCGCAGCCCAAGGTGCTGGGG ACCATCCATATCTTCACTGGGATCATCCACATCTGCTTCGGGATCATCCTGACGATGTCAGAGCATGGGAACCCTTCCATTCCTGTGGCCAGTGGGATCTTCTTCTGGCTCGGGCTCCTG GTGAAGACTTGCTGCATTGTCAACATGGGAGTCATCCTGAGCACACTGGTGGCCACCCTTCTCCACACCACAGCCATCACTCACAACATCCCCGGCTGCCAGGCCAACGTGCTCTACCAGCTGAGACCCGAGTGGTGCTTCAGCCCAGAGAACAAG ATGATGAGCAACGGGCTGGATTCCATCTTTGTCATCTTCAGCTTCCTGGAGTTCTGCGTGGCCGTGGTGGCCTTGGCTTTTGGCTACAACGCCATCAAGCAGCACAACTACACTCGCATG gtGCTGTAG
- the LOC128852336 gene encoding membrane-spanning 4-domains subfamily A member 15-like isoform X1 has product MAATTVTDSGGVRIITEVIPSTDPRAAQLSSGSRPLASAISSFQVRGFRKAQPKVLGTIHIFTGIIHICFGIILTMSEHGNPSIPVASGIFFWLGLLLLVSGSLLVESEKRDNILLVKTCCIVNMGVILSTLVATLLHTTAITHNIPGCQANVLYQLRPEWCFSPENKMMSNGLDSIFVIFSFLEFCVAVVALAFGYNAIKQHNYTRMVL; this is encoded by the exons ATGGCAGCCACCACAGTGACCGACTCCGGGGGTGTGAGGATCATCACGGAGGTCATCCCATCCACAGATCCCCGTGCAGCCCAGCTTTCCTCTGGCTCCAGACCGCTGGCATCTGCCATCTCGTCGTTTCAAGTCAGAGGCTTCAGAAAGGCGCAGCCCAAGGTGCTGGGG ACCATCCATATCTTCACTGGGATCATCCACATCTGCTTCGGGATCATCCTGACGATGTCAGAGCATGGGAACCCTTCCATTCCTGTGGCCAGTGGGATCTTCTTCTGGCTCGGGCTCCTG CTCCTGGTCTCGGGTTCTCTGCTGGTGGAAAGTGAAAAGAGAGACAATATCTTGCTG GTGAAGACTTGCTGCATTGTCAACATGGGAGTCATCCTGAGCACACTGGTGGCCACCCTTCTCCACACCACAGCCATCACTCACAACATCCCCGGCTGCCAGGCCAACGTGCTCTACCAGCTGAGACCCGAGTGGTGCTTCAGCCCAGAGAACAAG ATGATGAGCAACGGGCTGGATTCCATCTTTGTCATCTTCAGCTTCCTGGAGTTCTGCGTGGCCGTGGTGGCCTTGGCTTTTGGCTACAACGCCATCAAGCAGCACAACTACACTCGCATG gtGCTGTAG
- the LOC128852336 gene encoding membrane-spanning 4-domains subfamily A member 15-like isoform X2: protein MAATTVTDSGGVRIITEVIPSTDPRAAQLSSGSRPLASAISSFQVRGFRKAQPKTIHIFTGIIHICFGIILTMSEHGNPSIPVASGIFFWLGLLLLVSGSLLVESEKRDNILLVKTCCIVNMGVILSTLVATLLHTTAITHNIPGCQANVLYQLRPEWCFSPENKMMSNGLDSIFVIFSFLEFCVAVVALAFGYNAIKQHNYTRMVL, encoded by the exons ATGGCAGCCACCACAGTGACCGACTCCGGGGGTGTGAGGATCATCACGGAGGTCATCCCATCCACAGATCCCCGTGCAGCCCAGCTTTCCTCTGGCTCCAGACCGCTGGCATCTGCCATCTCGTCGTTTCAAGTCAGAGGCTTCAGAAAGGCGCAGCCCAAG ACCATCCATATCTTCACTGGGATCATCCACATCTGCTTCGGGATCATCCTGACGATGTCAGAGCATGGGAACCCTTCCATTCCTGTGGCCAGTGGGATCTTCTTCTGGCTCGGGCTCCTG CTCCTGGTCTCGGGTTCTCTGCTGGTGGAAAGTGAAAAGAGAGACAATATCTTGCTG GTGAAGACTTGCTGCATTGTCAACATGGGAGTCATCCTGAGCACACTGGTGGCCACCCTTCTCCACACCACAGCCATCACTCACAACATCCCCGGCTGCCAGGCCAACGTGCTCTACCAGCTGAGACCCGAGTGGTGCTTCAGCCCAGAGAACAAG ATGATGAGCAACGGGCTGGATTCCATCTTTGTCATCTTCAGCTTCCTGGAGTTCTGCGTGGCCGTGGTGGCCTTGGCTTTTGGCTACAACGCCATCAAGCAGCACAACTACACTCGCATG gtGCTGTAG
- the CCDC86 gene encoding coiled-coil domain-containing protein 86 translates to MDGERGAALGPEEPNGAAPAPAPAPAPARRRQQQQKAAKKRKEAAAVAIPRGRPKSGRVWKDPGKKRFSHMVQDKALRTSWARKMKERQEKKLVQDLARQLQEGKQREREEKKRRREENLKRRLENERKAEIVQVIRNPLKLKRAKKKQLRRVEKRDTLALLQKTPVQRKVATE, encoded by the exons ATGGACGGGGAGCGCGGGGCGGCGCTGGGCCCTGAGGAGCCCAACggggcggccccggccccggccccggccccggccccggcccggcggcggcagcagcagcagaaagcgGCCAAAAAGCGAAAGGAAGCGGCGGCAGTGGCGATCCCGCGGGGCAGGCCCAAGTCTGGGCGGGTGTGGAAGGACCCGGGCAAGAAGAG GTTCTCCCACATGGTCCAGGACAAGGCCCTTCGCACCTCCTGGGCACGGAAGATGAAGGAACGGCAGGAGAAGAAGCTCGTCCAGGACCTGGCAcggcagctgcaggaggggaagcAGAGAGAGCGAGAG GAGAAGAAGCGGCGACGGGAGGAGAACCTGAAGCGGCGCCTGGAGAACGAGCGAAAGGCGGAGATCGTCCAAGTG aTCCGGAACCCGCTGAAGCTCAAGCGAGcaaagaagaagcagctgcGGCGGGTGGAGAAGCGGGATACGCTGGCCCTGCTCCAGAAGACACCCGTACAGCGCAAAGTGGCCACGGAATGA
- the LOC104063337 gene encoding acyl-coenzyme A amino acid N-acyltransferase 2, producing the protein MVEVTVTPQSSLADRPVQVKVRGLSPSQLVTLRASLTDELGHRFQSRTFFRADGAGEVDPGHHAALGGSYTGVWPMGPFWFLQPDTLFQRLIKRDVAGSPFLVRLEVFDGLSLATSPQDQPLASCEAERWYVGPGVQRVPIREGKVRGALFLPPGPGPFPGVIDLFGGAGGLIEFRAGLLASRGFAVLALAFFAYDDLPRNMLELNLEYFEEAANLLLRHPKVRGTGLGVIGVSKGAEVALAMATFLPQVVATVWINGTAYIHGTPLIYKDLHIPPIPYYGERLLFMEMGAMDNSAVFGDPRDPAYSASAIPVEKVRGKVLFIVGEADRSYNSKLFAELAMARMPAGSCRLLSYRGAGHLIEPPCSPLCSISRIRASPWLVLWGGEAQPHAKAQEHSWQEIIQFLKLHLGSVATTKL; encoded by the exons ATGGTGGAGGTGACGGTGACACCACAGTCCTCTCTGGCCGACCGGCCGGTGCAGGTGAAAGTGCGAGGGTTGTCCCCCTCCCAGCTGGTCACACTGCGGGCATCACTGACAGACGAGCTGGGCCATCGCTTCCAATCTCGAACCTTCTTCCGCGCCGATGGGGCAGGCGAGGTGGATCCCGGGCACCACGCAGCGCTGGGTGGCAGCTACACAGGCGTCTGGCCCATGGGTCCCTTCTGGTTCCTGCAGCCCGACACCCTCTTCCAAAGGCTGATCAAGCGAGATGTGGCCGGCAGTCCCTTCCTTGTCCGTCTGGAGGTCTTCGATGGCCTCTCGTTGGCCACCAGCCCCCAGGACCAGCCGCTGGCCTCCTGTGAAGCCGAGAGGTGGTATGTGGGTCCTGGCGTGCAGCGTGTGCCCATCCGGGAGGGCAAGGTCCGTGGAGCCCTCTTCTTGCCACCTG GACCAGGACCCTTCCCAGGGGTGATTGACCTgtttggtggtgctggtggccTCATTGAGTTCCGTGCGGGGCTGCTGGCCAGCCGGGGCTTCGCAGTGTTGGCATTGGCCTTCTTCGCTTATGATGATCTTCCCCGCAACATGCTCGAGCTCAACCTGGAGTATTTTGAGGAGGCGGCCAACCTGCTCCTTCGGCATCCAAAG GTACGAGGCACTGGCTTGGGCGTCATCGGTGTCTCCAAAGGAGCAGAGGTGGCCCTGGCCATGGCCACCTTCCTCCCACAGGTGGTGGCCACTGTGTGGATCAATGGCACAGCCTACATCCATGGTACTCCACTTATCTACAAGGACCTCCACATCCCTCCCATCCCTTATTACGGTGAGCGCTTGCTCTTCATGGAGATGGGAGCCATGGACAACTCAGCTGTCTTCGGTGACCCCCGGGACCCTGCGTACAGCGCCTCGGCCATCCCAGTTGAGAAGGTCCGTGGGAAGGTCCTCTTCATTGTGGGGGAGGCCGATCGCAGCTACAACAGCAAACTCTTCGCCGAGCTGGCTATGGCACGGATGCCAGCGGGAAGTTGTCGGCTCCTCTCCTACCGTGGAGCAGGACATCTCATCGAGCCCCCCTGCTCACCCCTCTGCAGCATCTCCAGGATCCGGGCCAGCCCCTGGCTGGTGCTGTGGGGTGGTGAAGCCCAACCCCACGCCAAAGCTCAGGAGCATTCGTGGCaggagatcatccagttcttgAAGCTCCATCTGGGTTCTGTTGCCACCACGAAGCTGTGA